The region aaaacataattattatgtGCACACAATAAAtactcagataaaaaaaaaaccattacaaTTATATATGTGCATATGTTACTTAAACAATTGCAACAAATATGGTTACTTTCTTAGTGAATGTTgtaaaacttgaaatcaaaaggGCTTCAAAAAAGGTTTTATAATGACTACATAAACTGTATATACagtaatgtaaaaaaaaaacatggttaatttttatatcttgcTTCATCCACACATTTAACTTCATCTAATACTCAAATGTTGATAAAATTCTCAACCTTCAATTGCATCTATAACAcagaacaaaaaaaccaaaaacattttgGTGAAAGCTATTTAAAATGTCCAAAAAAATACAGACAACAATGACTTGGATTTATTGTctttacataatttattttattgtctttacataatttattttattgtctttaCATCACAGGAAAACTAGCAATGTCTCTACGAAAGACTTGAATTTGGATTTCTACAGCAAGAAGATGATTGCAGCCTCtgtaattttgatataatttgcaAACAACAATGTCCTTTAAATGCTCAGCAATCTGGCAGCTTATTTCCACTTTTGATGTTGTTTATAACTTAATCTATATTATCAAAACTTTGATACTAGACTTGGCTTCAATTCTCTTCATCATTAACTAGCAATCACTTCTTTCcaataaatgttattttcattcttgcaaaaaaaattacgtcTCTATACACGTAACCTAAAATCCCCCGCGGCAAAGCATAGAGGCTCTacaatgtgtttattttttttcttttctatcattGGTTCATTATGCTTGCAAGTTTTAGTTTGGCTTATGAACATATTGCCGATGTTGTTGCATGTGGAGCTTGCATTTTGCTCTTCTCTATCAACTTTGCTTTGCTTTGACTGtgctgttgatttttttcttgcctAATATGCTTTTTTGGGTTATGTCAATCTGTCTTTGTTGGAGTTATGTTCATTGCCGATTTGGATCTTTGTGATCTTGGATTTAAGACTTTTTCATGTTCTGTCAATGGTTGTTAAGTTGTTCTttgcttattcttttttcttatctttattagCGATCATGCGATCTGATTTCGTCGACACATATTAGTATAACGATAAAAATAAGATGTGTAACAAAAagatatgtaaaaaaataaatatgctaaatttttattttcttgcctcatCCACACATTTAACTTCATATAATTCATAAATGTGGATAGAATATTCAACCTTAAATTgcataaaaaccaaaaatatttttgtggaGGCTATTTAACATGtcataaaaaaagacattaactaaagcattaaatcaaattatagcaaacgttttttcttttattttacaagttatTCTTCTATGTTATTTTATGTTACACATGCTTGCAGCACACACCTTTCACACatcctttccttctttttttgaaataatttatttcattgtctTACCATCACAGGACTAGCAATTTCTCTACTAATGACTTGGATTaggatttttaaaacaataagatAACTACTACCTCtgcaattttaatataatttgcaAACAACACTGTCCTTTCAGTGCCTAACAATCTATCAACTTATTTGCATTTTGGTATTGTTTAtaactttatttatattatcaaaccTTTAATACTAGACCTCGCTGCAGTTCTCTTTATCATTAcctagcaattattttttttcatggatgtTATTTTTGTTCTAGACACCTTCATTCATAACCTAAAATCGCCCGCAGCAAAGCACGGGCAATCAATCTAGTACAAGAAACTAAAAGAGGTCGACATTGTACTATAGCCCACCTCATGTGaattacaatatttattttgatcaatgaaatttattttcttgtcatcAAACTTTTAAACCTTCCAATTACATCCTCCCAAACTACATTACCATGGttttctctatttatatttattttaattcaagttATATCTCATGTTTGGGTTTTTATTGGTAATTAAGGGTTGGTTAGGTTTTATTTTTgctaaatcaaaatttaattgggactaaaaatagaaattaagcCTAGGTAGATTTTGCACATAAAACTTTAGTTTGATACTAAgagtttctatttttctatcatttgatccctgtttttttttaattaacatttcattaccaaactttatttctttttcacatttcaATTTCTGTAATTAGgactaaaaacataaattaaaaaagcaagAATTACATTTGACAAGGAACAACAAAGCAAGCACCAGGTAGATTTTGCGCACAAAAATGTAGTTTAATCCTAAgagtttctatttttctatcatttgtttttttcaaaaaaaaaaattaatattttaataccaTTTTTTTTCACGTTTTAGTAcattttattaacaatattttttccccaaaaattaacattttctcattttattatttaattaccgttaataattcctttttttatttattatttcatttattttgttaataataaacaacatcattttgttttctaataaagAAATCATGAATTTAAGGTGCAAGCCTCATTCTCCCATGTTAGCAAATTTAACCTGGTAACAATTAAAAGGCCTCAAATTGATGGTCAACTGTGATGGGATTCTTAAAATATACCacaaaatcaaaagtaaaaggGCTCATTTGATCAAACCAATTGTACAGGAGCTAATTTTtccaaattcataaaatatagaGACCTCTGGTGATTTTTAGCCGAAAGAATAAGAGTCCACCTCACCCGTTCAAtgctcacataaaaaaaaaaacaaaaccatcaaAATTCAGCTCTTATCAAATCCGGTGAGTGGGCTATCTTTGGCTTCTGGACAAATTTAAATCTCTTCAGTGCATTGATTTCTCACGGGTAaatgtttttaatcattttgttgatatatatattttcttcttattactataatttattttgatgaaatttgTTTCAAGGTTCATGTAAATAGAGTGGTGTGTGGTGAAGTTGGTGATGATAGTTAAGCATGGCATGAATTACTTAACTGTATTAAACAGTGCAAGAAATCACAAATTAGCACCTCCTTTGGCTGTCTTGAGAAGACAACAATTCTTGATAAGGGTTCTTGGAGTTAGAGGTGACAACAGAATGCAAGGCTCAAAATTTGAGGCTGATTCTGATAACATTTTGAGGGCTATCACTCCTGTTTTTGACCCAAATAGACATAAAGGCCAAGCAGGTAAAGCTCATACAAAAAGGCTCGTTCTTTAGTAATTTCTTTTGTTCATGTCTGGTAGTCACTTTGTTTTCctatttttagttgtttttttgtgttttattttcagGGAAGGTTGCTGTTATTGGTGGGTGTAGGGAGTACACTGGGGCTCCTTATTTTGCTGCTATTTCTGCTttaaaaattgtaaattttcccccttttttttgtgcattttgCATTTTGCTTgacaatgttttctttcaacTTATCTTAAAAAGTTAGATCCTTTAGATTGTTTttgattgtttcttttctttgcagGGTGCAGATTTGTCCCATGTATTTTGTACTAAGGATGCTGCTCCAGTTATCAAAAGCTACAGTCCTGAGTTGATTGTGCATCCTGTTTTGGAAGAATCTTACAGtgttgggtatttttttttttaaccttccttttgttttgtttctttattgtgGGTTGCTTTTTCCTTTAGATAAATCAGAAATATTGTTGCTGAGCAGAATGCTTATTGTTGTGGAGGAATCAATGCTTTTGTAGGGATAGGGATAAAGATCACATATCAAGAAGGGTTGTTGCTGAGGTTGATAAATGGATGGAGAGATTTGACTGTCTTGTTGTTGGCCCTGGCCTTGGAAGGGACCCATTTCttctggtttgattttttttcttgaaaagtttcaatttggtttataagggtacatttttaaattacatttgTTCTGGCTTTGGGAGTGCAGTGGAATGGCTGTATGAAAGCTTTGTAGATCAATGCAAATGATGCTTTCATCTCATgagaataatttatttgatgttttcttATGGAATTCTGTGGCATCATATGTGCATATCAACTACATATCGCATGAGTCCCTTAGGTTCTGATTGATAGCTTATCTCCTTgatctttgatttgaaaatgaaCATTTCCTGCCTTCCTATGTTTTATAATGTCATTCAATTTCAGCTATTCCATCTGCATCTATGTTCTTTGAGATTCCCTCATGGCACATTCACTCATAGGCATCCTGCCATTTTAAGTTCTACCTCATCATCATTGCtgctttgattgatttttttttttgtttgtatttcttCAACATTCTTACACTCTAATGCTACTAACAGGATTGCGTGAGTGAAATTATAAAGCAGGCAAGACAATCAAATGTTCCAATTATCATAGATGGggtattttatctaattaagatattttcttGATCGCCCTGTTTTTCTGAATTATTTACAGTGAGGTAGTTACCTCTGCCATTTTGACCTGATAAAATGAATATTGTCCAGGATGGGCTCTTTCTTGTAACAAACAATCTAGGACTTGTTAGTGGCTATCCCTTAGCTATTCTCACCCCAAACGTGAATGAATATAAGCGCCTGGTTCAGAAAGTCCTAAATTGCGAAGTAAATGATCAAGATTCTCATGGGCAATTACTGTCTCTTGCCAAACAGTAAGCTTTCCtgtaatttcttcaaattgatGATTGATATTTTCTCAAGCACATGACCTTAGGCAGCATCCATTATATTACTAATTCTTAATGAATTGGTCAGTGAAATTGATTATTTGATTGGCAGATGGTTGaattattaacttttatttttgtcacCCATATAATCATTCATGAAAGCTAGCTTCATGAAGATAAATCTGGTTTACTGTGATTTTACAGCACATTTACACAGATGCAATGATGGCTTGTTGTTGAAACAATCTACATTCCCACTTCTTCCTTTGGCAGCTTTATAACTTTCAATTCTAGATTGTACTGGAATTTGTTGGCCATGTCCAAATCCGCTATATGCATATTGTAAATTTCGTGTATTGATTTGGTTTAAAGTCTTACCAGTGATTGGATATACTTTAGCATTATGGAGCTTCTTTAATGCAAAGATATTTATTGGTTAGGATTGGCGGAGTCACAGTCTTACGGAAAGGAAAATGTGACCTAATCAGCGATGGTGAGATAGGTATGCAATGACTAATTTATTAGTGCTAAGTAATTATGTTTTGCATGTTATTTTTATCCCtttcaaatatcaaaatgatgATCTGCCATATTCCGTGCTCAAATAGCTTTTGGTTTGTTACAAGGTTTGGGTTAAGAAATTAGGGTACTCTTTGGGAGAGTGCATTAGTGCATCCCACTTGTGAAAAAATTGGAATGATGCCTGCAATCCTCTTGAGAATAACATCTGATAATGATTGTGGTGCTAGTAGCAAGTGAATGTTTTTTTTGGCGTCAAACCTGTTTTTCaaggtgcttttcaaattgcttttcgcttgaaaatgcattaaattgatgcttttttaggtgtttttggaaggttttgatgtgctgatgtcaaaaataaaaaaacaatctgaaaaaatcattttgatgcattttcaattgaaaaacacttttaaaaagcactatacaccacaataccaaacactcCAATATGTCATCAGCTCACATATTTTATATGATCCATTGAGTCCTTTGGCGTAAATTTCTATTGTTAAATGCTCAACTCTAgttgatcaaattttaatttgaatcttcatatttttttggagTGATCTTCAGGAAAGATTATTCCAAATCCATGTCATGACTATATTTCATGGTCCCTTTGGATCAGATTGGaccttctaatttttcttttaatatggCATGTGATTTACATGTTGTTCCTAGGTTCTTAAATCACTCtcctaattaaattaaagcCTAGGCTCCCCTGTGGCTAGTTTGCTGCTGCTTTCTTTTTATCCATTTTCTTTTAGTCTGTTGAAACCATGtagttgttttgatttaatcattGTTGAGTTATGCAGTTAAATCAGTGAGCAACCATGGTTCGCCTAGGCGTTGTGGGGGCCAGGGAGATATCCTCTCTGGAAGGTGATTGATACATTAAATTTTGGCACATATTATTCACTGATTATATAATTTTGCTGCGAATTATATTGCTGATGTTAAATGCCACATTTTTTCATAGGGTTTGATTAAGGAGCTTCAAAACTATTCAACCAACTCCATTAACACACCTTTACATACAATCAACTTTTCCATAATTGAAATACATTTTATACCATAACTAtgctattaatttatttttttaataaaaaaatataccctTAATTATTACACACCTAAAATCACACTTTTCTAGAACAAAACATAGACTTCcaacaaatatttgattatatgccttaaaaaaaaaaaaattatctcataaaCGCTCAATACCCAGATTTTTGGGACCAAATGTCTTGTAGTACTGTCATACTCCTCTATCTCATATATTAcaaaatagattattttatgTGTAATTTAGTGTTATGTATATACAGTACAATGTTTAATCATGTATGCATTGGGAAAAAGATTATATCTTTTTCTtcctcataaaataaattataaatattttgaaatgcatTTGTAATGTGTAGAGATCATTTAAAATGGGGCCAAGGCAATGCTATAATAGGTGTAAGAAATAGAagttaactaaacataatgttTAGCTATggaataaaataaccaaaaattattttttactgttcacgacttagaaaaatataattcaagcTCACATATTAAACTGACTtgcaagtaattatttttttatagtgatcTTGGAAACAGTTTGAGTTACAAACTCTATTTTATGTGCATCATTTAACTTTCaatgattaaaattataaagatgacatagatttctttcaaaaaaacaaagagctcattttgagtaaaaataataaataattaaatatgatataattctcttttatatatataaaaaaattttagagaaaCTTAGCAATGAATCCTAAAAGTCTTTTAGTagatttttaaaagcaattacTAAATAATATAGAACATGAGGGATTACGGAAGATGCCAAGGGATTGGTAACCACCTATATACTTGGTGTACCCATCCCATAtccatttcacaaaaaaaaaaagtcaaaatttaaattcaattaaatcaacATGGATTACCATTTATAAACTTGTAAccatttcacacacacacacacacacacacacacaagttaCTAGTTACTAAATTCGCattagatataatttaaaaataattcaagaaaggaataaaaattCACAATATATACATTTAAAGAATTGAatgtaaaatgttttgtttaaattcaCTTATTAAAATGAGGTATGAACCACTACTGTATGCTTGCACCAATTTGAACGCAGCCCATTTCCAATATATTAGGCAAACAATACAAGTCACTTGATGATTGGCCTCTTGCATGGCCACATTTGATGTCAATGTTATGATATAGACAAAATGAAATGTAAATCTTTGTTATCTATCCGCTTTGATTGGAACACGCCGATCGATTCTAGAACTACTAACCAAATAAAATGAGCCCCTCGTTAGGAGGTTCCTTGTGGGGCCCAAATTGGTGATCCAATATTATACTTTGAAACAAGTGGGAATATAAACATCCAATATTTGTTCCTAGTGATTAGAAGAGCTTGCcccattttaaaatttctatttaattaacatGAAGTATTTGATAATGGACACCATGTATGATTTACATTTAGGATCATTTTCTATGTTACTTTCATcgaaaacaagttttttacctaatgaagaaaattttcatgtaaatatgatttattgtctaaactttcattttattcatacaaattaaaacattgCCATCTATTTCAAATATTCTAGCCAAATAACATAATTCACTTGATAGGTGGCACATTTATTGGAGCATGGCAACTTCTTTCTGTACTATacataattcttttcttttacttttcccTTCAAAGAATGAATTTCCTTAGGGCTTCTGATCTCATTTTTCTCATGCTGCGGCTGCCCCTAATCTCTGGTATCACTGTATTGTTCTTTGTAAGTTGCCAAACCAATTTTGTTCACCGTTTCCTCCTAAAATGGTCTCATCACAATTTTGATGCATCTGTATATAGAACTCATATTTAAAGTCgataaattattatatcaatGTTAAAGACTGGCAGAGGTTATATAATGCACATCCCCTCTTATTGGTGCCAGTGTTGCTGTGTTCTTGTCTTGGGCACGCCAACTTATCTTAGCTGATGAAGGAAATTTGATTATCAGGTTATGCTTCCCACATAACATTCCATAAAGACCACTGCATGagtgggattttttttaagtgagtgacaatttatttctcttttaatgGCTACAGTCCGACAAATCCAACCATGTTGGGATGCATTGCGGGGTCTGCTTTGTTGAGGAAGGCTGCATCACTTGCTTTTGAGGATAGAAAAAGGTCAACTCTGACTACTGATATCATTGAGTGCTTGGGAAGAAGGTAGAACTGCTCTAATGCAAGGATAGATTACCAGTGGTTAgagatgataaattaaaaaactaacctTTTACCTTCATTCTTGCAGTTTAGAGGATATTTGTCCAGCCTGTTGATGCTGCTGATGTTAGCGAGGATTCTGTATGAAATCTCATTTCACAGGGAGATTTCCCTCAAAGCCAGTTGCTTGGTGTGACTTTGATTAGAATTTGGATTTACTATCTGCTTGTTAGGAAAGAAAACTTTTTGGAGTCCAAATGAAGTCATAGAGAGTGAAGCTTGGTCTCCAAGCCTTCTAACTTCCTCATAAAGTACACTCAAAATAAGGGAAGTTGCTCTGTTAGCATCTCATACAAAGCGCCCTAGTAGCAATGATCCCCACCTTCTAGCAGATTTATGCTGTGACTTGGGGTAGTGCATCCTGTCataccggaaaaaaaaaataacagaaggaAAAGTTTTGACAGAGACTCTTTCACGCACGATAACTTGGAGAGCGCTGCACTAGTACATCATTATTGAATGTAGTGATTAGTTCTACAAGAAGCATTGGTATATTAGTATACCTAATACAAGAAACTAATCACGTACACAGTGATAGGTAAGGTTTATGCTATTAAGTGCTAGCTGACTACATGTGAAGTTCCTGTATCATAGACTTCTTGCTAGTAGCAGTTGCACTGTCAACTACAACCTTTTTTAATATCCGGATTGCTGGAGTGGAAGTCCAAGAGCCAATGTCTTGCTCGAGCAATTATTTTGCTGCAGAAATGCTAACAATGCTTGCATTTATGCTGCATGATGAATGCACGGTGCATCATAATAAATCTCTAGTTATGGAATATCAATCGGATGAAGGTGGGGGCAATATTCATCTTTAAGGGCATTTAAAAGTTCCTGGGACGAGTGCAGATTTCAGATCAAATGGGAGAGGCTGCGAGGGTCTCCAATTAGTTTTCATCAATCAAAATAGCTTACAAGTTTCCAAGATATGTTTTGTTCAGGTCATACGAGAGAAAGAGGACTGCAAGGGACTCCAACTGTTCCTCTTTAACCAATCAAAAGAACCTATGTATGGTGGATTACCATCGAAACACCTTAAAGCTGAGAGCATGTCCAGCTTGATAATAGCGCACCAATCCAGCTGAACTTGCAATAAGCAACCAGAGGAAAAAATGGATTGGAAGCATGGATGCTTGCATACGGAGAATaataacaaagaacaaaaaaaaccatgatatttTTACATGCCAAAAGGATTGCAGTTTATCCAATTATCCACAATAGCTGAACTCGCATCCTTGACAGGATTggaaatgatgaaatttgaagaGGCAATAAAAACCTGTTAGCAACTGAAATGTTATGGCTTGCATACAAGTAAAAACCAATCAACCCCTAGCTTTTCAACCTTAAATTCACACTATCCAACATGTTTCAACTACAGCTACTGCACAGCCTGCTCAGGAATCTTCAGGTGGCTGCTGTGTTTGCTGTGGCCAAATCTGCTGTGGTACATAAGGGCGAGACTGTTGGCCATAAAAAGCTTGATCCGCCACAGGCTTTCCTACAGTCATCCCCGGCGCAGAGACCTGGGGTGCAAGCTGAGGTGGCATGTAATAGTAAGGAAGAGCATCAGCTGGACCTCCTACAGGAAGACTCCCTCTCGGGATTGATGCTAACACCTCATCTTTCAAATCCTCCCTTGGGACAATATCAACCAGAAAATCAAAAATATCAGTTCTTGTGATAGCTGCAGCAATGTCATTCTTTTGGAGTGTTCTCCTTTTGTTCTCCTCTGTATGATTCCAAGATCGCAAGGTAAGTTCTAAAATAAACATCTCACAGGCCCTGGCAAATATGATGGGAGCTTCAGCTGATATCATCCTTACATCTTCATCTGCCTTCATAATCTTCTTAATCCTAGCCAAGGGCAGGCTATGGTTCTTAAAATCAGTAGTCTGCTCAATTTCTTGATACTGATTCGCCCAGAAAGTTTGAAGTTGTTGCTGcaactgctgctgctgttgctggtGGATGTGCTGGTAAGCAAGTTGGTGTTGAGCAAGCTGAGCTGAAGAAGCAGTAAGAACTGCTGGCTGAGTAGGAGATTGAAGTGATCCGGTTGCAGAAGGTCCCATCATCTGGTTATGTTGATATGAAGGTATGCCATAAGGAACCGGAGCTGTACTTCCAACCATGCCTACTGCTGGCGGCTGCACATGGCCTTGCTGGTCCATTACACCACTGGCTTGGAAAAGGACCTTTTATTCTACAACTTCTAGTGCAAACAACCAAACACAGAAGAACTGTCAAGCTGCTTTGTAAAGACATGTAAGAGATAAGAGCATCAACTTTCAATTTTCAATGCCGGATTAAAGGTTCTAGCTTCTTCCCCCCCAGGCTAAATCAATATAAACCAAAGAACCTTAAGTCCTCAATCTAAACAATTAACACTGAAGACATCTTTAGACCATTAGAAATATCACTACCTTTAAACTAGGTTTTCCACAAGCGAATCAGGATCAgttttactataaaaaactCCACTCTTCAAACCCATAGAACTCATTCCAAGTTCCTTCAATCTTACTGAAATcaccaaaaaaactaaatacataTTCTCGACTACACGAACAGCCACCTAGGAACATCAATGTCACTAAGAGAGAAAATCATA is a window of Populus nigra chromosome 10, ddPopNigr1.1, whole genome shotgun sequence DNA encoding:
- the LOC133705306 gene encoding nuclear transcription factor Y subunit C-9-like, with protein sequence MDQQGHVQPPAVGMVGSTAPVPYGIPSYQHNQMMGPSATGSLQSPTQPAVLTASSAQLAQHQLAYQHIHQQQQQQLQQQLQTFWANQYQEIEQTTDFKNHSLPLARIKKIMKADEDVRMISAEAPIIFARACEMFILELTLRSWNHTEENKRRTLQKNDIAAAITRTDIFDFLVDIVPREDLKDEVLASIPRGSLPVGGPADALPYYYMPPQLAPQVSAPGMTVGKPVADQAFYGQQSRPYVPQQIWPQQTQQPPEDS
- the LOC133705304 gene encoding ATP-dependent (S)-NAD(P)H-hydrate dehydratase isoform X1, whose protein sequence is MIVKHGMNYLTVLNSARNHKLAPPLAVLRRQQFLIRVLGVRGDNRMQGSKFEADSDNILRAITPVFDPNRHKGQAGKVAVIGGCREYTGAPYFAAISALKIGADLSHVFCTKDAAPVIKSYSPELIVHPVLEESYSVGDRDKDHISRRVVAEVDKWMERFDCLVVGPGLGRDPFLLDCVSEIIKQARQSNVPIIIDGDGLFLVTNNLGLVSGYPLAILTPNVNEYKRLVQKVLNCEVNDQDSHGQLLSLAKQIGGVTVLRKGKCDLISDGEIVKSVSNHGSPRRCGGQGDILSGSVAVFLSWARQLILADEGNLIISPTNPTMLGCIAGSALLRKAASLAFEDRKRSTLTTDIIECLGRSLEDICPAC
- the LOC133705304 gene encoding ATP-dependent (S)-NAD(P)H-hydrate dehydratase isoform X2, giving the protein MQGSKFEADSDNILRAITPVFDPNRHKGQAGKVAVIGGCREYTGAPYFAAISALKIGADLSHVFCTKDAAPVIKSYSPELIVHPVLEESYSVGDRDKDHISRRVVAEVDKWMERFDCLVVGPGLGRDPFLLDCVSEIIKQARQSNVPIIIDGDGLFLVTNNLGLVSGYPLAILTPNVNEYKRLVQKVLNCEVNDQDSHGQLLSLAKQIGGVTVLRKGKCDLISDGEIVKSVSNHGSPRRCGGQGDILSGSVAVFLSWARQLILADEGNLIISPTNPTMLGCIAGSALLRKAASLAFEDRKRSTLTTDIIECLGRSLEDICPAC